A single window of Nicotiana sylvestris chromosome 5, ASM39365v2, whole genome shotgun sequence DNA harbors:
- the LOC138868608 gene encoding uncharacterized protein: MTEEHKRLTGKVQSVEGGKGIEGLNYEDLCIQPDVELSKSYKPPKFEIFDGTGDLKVHLRTYFDKLVGVGKDERIRIKLFMRSLTGDALSWYISQNPKKWVNWVSMASDFMNRFRFNIENTPDVFYIQNLKKKPTKTFREYATRWRYEAAKVRPTLEEEQMNKLFARAQDSQYYERLMVIENHKFSDIIKL, translated from the coding sequence atgacggaggaacacaaaaGGCTCACTGGCAAAGTTCAGAGTGTTGAAGGTGGTAAGGGCATTGAAGGTTTGAACTACGAGGACTTGTGCATTCAACCAGATGTAGAACTGTCGAAaagttacaaacctcccaagttcgaaatattTGATGGAACTGGTGATCTGAAAGTACATCTAAGAACATATTTTGACAAACTTGTAGGAGTTGGCAAAGATGAACGAATCCGTATAAAGCTGTTCATGAGAAGCCTCacaggagatgctttgtcttggtacatcagtcagAACCCAAAAAAGTGGGTtaattgggtgagcatggcatcagaCTTTATgaaccgattcaggttcaacatagaaaatacaccagatgttttctacattcaaaatctcaagaagaaaccaacgAAAacctttcgcgagtatgctactcgatggagatATGAAGCTGCGAAAGTAAGGCCAACACTTgaagaagaacagatgaataagcTCTTTGCCAGAGCTCAAGAttcgcaatattatgaaaggttgatggttattgaaaaccataaattctctgacatcatcaagttgtga